The sequence TTtgggattttatttttcttccCATGTCTAAGCTCTAACCCTGTGATTGAATGAGGAAAATACCTACGAGGGAGTTACCAATTTCTACAATTTTTTCTTTTGCATgtcataaattttaaaatcattGACAAAGTGAGAAGGTTCTGAATTTAAATATCTCtatttatcaattttaatattattttttttttataaaaaaggaGGATATCTATTACTATGCAGCCTATTAATTGTTATCTAATCTATTATAccgtcaaaaaattaaaaaaaaaattaaaataattgacaACGCTCTTCTTTCATCTGATTTCATGTACTTGATGAGAAAAGATTGATACTTTCTATTTCTAACAGAAGAGGTTAGAATGATTGAATTAGTTTTAGCATTTTAGGTTTTATTTAAACTAAATAATTTATAagagaaaaatttaattaaattctcacacaattatatttatttctattttttaaattttttattaaaaaatgaaattattttattttaataataagaaTTGAcaaaaacaaattaattaaattaaattcttataaaattttaaattttaaaaagtgGTTAATATAATACTGGCCGTGTAGTCGTAATTGCCCCTCAAATCTTTTAATATTACTGGACACATTATATataatcatttaaatttaaatttaaattctaataagaaaaaaaatcattttagatatttaaaaaaataatttgaaaaaaatattttattattttaatattctaataattaaaatttattaaatttaattttaaattatttttttaatactttctaaataatatattttaaaaaattctttTCTCATTAGCATTGTTAAACAAACCCATTAAAATTAAGGGCAAAATTGATATCATTTCACTAGTCTCAAGGTGAAAATTTTAATCATGGGTCATACCCTCCCTAATCTGTGTTTGGGTGGAGTgtaaatagaatttttttttttaaataaaataagataaaataatagaaaataaaaaattaaaacttcTCAGTTCACTAATTTAATAGGTTGAAAAAGAGATATTTCTTCCAAACAagcttattaataaaaaaaaatactttgcCTCTGAAAACCTCCCCTTAAACATAATGTTAATGATAGATCAAATAGAAAAGGTCGCAGTGAAGGTTTTCAATCTTCTTTCTCTAACCACAAAAATAAGTGAGGTTGGATGAAGACTAGAAAAATAGTGGAACATGGTACTTTTGGTAGAGAAAAGTGATTTGGCCAAAATAATGaggcaaaatttatttttcttacaaATTTTCACCTTTGTTTTTTCTGTAGTGGGGAGGGATAATTATTATAGGCAAGAATATAATGCCGTGCGGTCGGAATTATCCAATGTGGTGGTGAAATTATCAAGTTGATCGGAGACTGGGCTAGGAGGGATTGAAAAGTTCTAAGATGGTGGAGTATTTGGTTCAAGAATGTAATTGAtaattaatagatatttaaataagtgaattagggtatttaataaatttaaaaaataaaattaataattgatgAGTAACTGATATGATATCTCTCGATTACAGTTTATATTATTTTAGAACCGTTCCTCATTAGTTGATAactgatttaattttattttttattttaattatattctattttttatttaactagaaattaatattattaatactttatattttttatttattattttaattaccaCATATCAActttattgaaatatttttttattaataatataaaatataaaatatttatttatatctaaaaacttaaaattaattatgagttttttctttattaataataataattactttattattttatttatatttttaaagttatttaattattttttaaaaaaaattatttattttattatttcaataataaaataaatgatataatataatagattaataattatatatttattttaataatataataaatttataattttatatttattttaataataaaataaattacataatatatagtcttattagtcatttcacatatcaacagcaacaactaaatataattttaccaaacacttaatataaatcgGTATCATCAATTTCAGGTTATCATCGATTAACGATACTATAAGCTAACGATtaataaatttgtatttaatgatTAAATCAATGAGCTCCAACTAAGTGAGAAAATGATCGCATTAAAGCGACATGTAGTTTAATTTTATGTTCAAAACTATGGCTCCTCAAAACAGCATGTCGTTTTGCTCCATGTTCTAAAAGACGTGTCGGTTAGAGTCAAAATTAACttttcattttcactttttttgaaaaattctaaatttaattaaatatttcacaaaactaaaaaaaaaaaatcgtggctaataatttttaaaaattataagttGATGTACTTTGAAATATgacaatatattaattatttataacataaaataattttattcaaattttttaCTCCAAGTGAACAAGTTTTACTTTTATTAAATTCTAATTATCTAATTTCATGCATCAAATAtttgtaattaaaaaatattgtaaTTGTCATTTGGCATTGACGTGCATAAACCACATATGAACTTTAAGTTAAAATATATATCTATCTAATACATTATAAATATGGTGAAGTAATTTTCTATTCATTTAAAATGaatgataatttaaatttatactttagttaaaaattacaaattttaatataaggtaaaatttgaatatttgttATTTAAAATTCATACATATAATAAATGAAATTGTACTAAATTAATTTCGTTAACCAAATTGTACTATATAGGATAATATCCTCTTATGGTCTGATGATCATGAAAATATGCTGAAAATAAAGAAAGAGCAAGGAGGATTTGTATAGGAGTTTGCTTTGTTGAGCTGGGATCACACATAAGCAAGCCCGTGTACAAACACAGGTAAGCTCGTGTGCAGGGAGGAATTTCAAGCAGAATCCTTGTTGTTCAAGGACTTCTCTCCTCATTTGAGTCTAAGTAGGAATAAGAGAGCAAGATTCTCGTACATTaataagaggaaaaaaaaaaataaagaagaagaatGGAGGACCCTAGCCACCAGGTCGAATAAAGCAAGAGGAGAAGATTTCTACACCTAAAAGCTTGAACCATATGTACATTAGAGTGTgatcattattattttttctttaagcTTTTATGATGTATTTTCTTCTTTCCTTATATTCTATCATCTATAGGATGAAATAGACCATTTTTGTTAAGAAATGATGGACTATAAGCctatattttgataattttaatttcaatgttATGATTTTTATGTCTTAAGGTTATGCAATATTTACTTTAATGCTTTATGTATGTTGATTGATTGATGGTTCTAGTAAAGTTAAGAAAGAGAAGTTAAGATTTATTTCTCAGTTCAATGATTAATTGATTTCTAGAAAGGATATTGCATATCACATTAAAACTAAGCTACCTAAAATATGACCTTAGAAATAGTATGTGGTTAGTGCATTCCCAACTGAATAGGACGAATTAACTATAAAGATTTATGATCTTCATACATCTAGATTTTTGTTACCCAAATAAGGATCATTAATTTAGATGAATATTTTACCTAAAAAAGACAATTGCTCGTATTGAATTCTACCATCTCataatataaaacttttattgaattGGTTGTTATCATAGATGAGCTAAAATTTGACATTAATGTTTTTATCATAAGAAGTTTCTTTTAGTGATTTAATtgattgattttatttttattaccattATTAGTTTTAGATTTAGTTTAGCCAAATTAAAAtctttgatttttaaaataacattatagtaatgttaatttaattacaaataatgattttaatttctttttctcacTAATGTATTACTTGAACACAGCTAGTGCCGTTGTTAGTGTTAGTTGGATTAAACACAGGCATGGAGGAGGCCAGAGTAGCAAATGGTGAGCTTGTGGAGGCCGGCCAGCCACTAGGAGTTGAAATGTCATTTAACGGAAAAAGAACGACTATGGCATCGTAGGAGAGAGAGAGCAATAATAAATGAACAAGGAGAAGCTGGGAGGATATGAGCATTAAAGGCATGGCACATCAATTGAGCTGGTAAGTAGCGATTTGGGGTAGGGATCGTTTTGGGATAAGATGGGTTTGAATGATTGAAGTACCAGTTAGTATTTCTTTCTcctttttccctttttgaatttttttgttattattagtattattattaattttgataccaaatttcaatttggtCGTTAGGGAATTATGGAAAATGTCTTTGATCTCCTTTTTGCTCTAGTCATTCACGTACTTCTAGTAGAAGGCAACGAGGGCTTTAGGGATGCTTTGGCAGATGGTGTAGATTTAAGACCTGTGCTTGCCTCCCTTGATGTGGATACGCATGTCATCGCCAATGAAAGGTGACGTGTACAAAAAAGCATAGGCTCGTATACCttaaagataaaaaataaaaaataaaaaaaaatatttgttaaaaaaaatttaacagcACAGTACCATCGGTGAGGGAATTATTGGGTAATTAATCCACATTAGTGCCACACATTAATGCACTTGTATAATTTGCTCTCTGATAAATCCATCGCATGATTCATTTAATTctacttttttaaaatttaaataaaactctATGAAAGTTAAGGTGTtactaatttttttgtttaattcatGGGTAAActttgaatcataattttttattgtattattttcaaaaattataatataatgaaaatgaaaataagcatattaatatttactttataattaataataagaaTGAGTATAAAAAATTTTTCACTAGATATAATATTAATCATTATTAAAGAATTTTTTAGTGTAATGtaagtttaaattaattaatataaatcgaatttaattcattaattcaaAAGTAAATTATTCGCTTAATTGAATAGAAAAATAAATCATCTAAAAAAAGAacagaaaaagaaatcaaaataaataattaactgATCCACTATTAATTGATGTTAACGTTAGATTCAAAACAAAAAAATGGCATGGACCGTTTTGCACTCACTCTCCACTTAAAATGGTTTtcactttaaaattatttaaaatattttgattAATAAATTTGTTTTAAAAGAGTTAATATCTTCActtaaaatattttcaatttGCAAATTAACTCAGAATTTAACTTGCAATTCTTTTTATAAAACAATCTAATaagtaatttaaattaaatcaattacAACCTAAGTAGATTCGATTCAAATCTATTGAACAAAATTGACAAAATGCGAATCacccataaattaaaaaaatccaaACCCAAATCACCCAAGTGCAAACCCGCGAGATGATCGTTTGCTACCTTTTTAGTGCCCTTTAAACCATCTAAAAAAGGAAATAATTGCTAAACTAGACAAGCAATGACTCTAAATTTTAGGAAGCCATCAAGGCCCATTCCTGGGATAAACATGTATGTCAGATGGAATAATAAATCAATAGTGAACAAACATATATATTATAATGGTTCTCAAAAGATAAATCATAATATATCTCTTTTAAATTTAGGTGTAAATATTTGAAGCGTGAAAGTTTTAAATAAACACGTCTATGAATGTTTAACATCAAAGAAAAAAGGTTGAGATTAAATTCAAAAACTAActcggaagaaaaaaaaaaaaaacttttgagAATAACATTAAACCCGATATGATATCAGCATTCtgtaaataatttctccatccgaGGATGGGTTGCTCCACTATTTATGCAAACGCTTTGATTCATATGCAATTTTATTGGTAACCTAACAACTGGGACACTTGTTAATCCACCCCTCACCTCTTTAAATGTTTGCAGTTAGTTGGTGTATCCGCCACAGCTCCATAATAAATCCACACACCCGAATTGCAAAACcccccaagaaaaaaaaaaaaaaaaccaagcacaaccctttcttttcttttatatccTCAGAAACTGTACGGTCCTTCTATGGATGTTGGCGTCTTCTCGAAGAGGAAAATTCCCAGGAAAATGGATCTTCATCAAACACCTTGCTCTGTCGTCGTTTCTCCTCAAAAAGCTTACAAGAataagcagaagaagaagaaagggggtGATCTCGAGGATCATGGCACCCAGAACGAAGCGAATAAACGGTACGCTTTTATGTCGTTTTGGGAGTTGCCGGAGTACATGAAGGATAATGAGTTCATACTGCGTTATTACCGTGTCAATTGGCCTCTTAAAGAAGCTTTCTTTAGTATTTTTCGTTGGCATAATGAAACGCTTAATATATGGACGTAAGTGATGATCAAAGTCTGCttaattatttctttaatatttttctgtGCTTGAaaaaaactaaattaataataataatttttttaattactatATATTTTGCAGACATCTACTTGGATTTTTACTTTTTGGGGGGTTGACTATGGCCAATGTATTGGAAGTTCCTCAGGTAGCGGATCTTCTCGGCCTGTTTACCAGGTTTGttcgaatttttattttttcaatttaaaaaaaaatatgatgATTGTTAGGTCGATTTTATGTTCTAAATTAATTTACTAATTCCTTTTGCTAATTGTAAGAATAAAATAAAgtcattatattttttaaaaaatttattattattattattattattattattattaggaaGGAAACAAAACAACTAAGTTAAGCAAAGTCTTGGATAAGCTACTCCGCAGATGTCACGCAGCAGAAAATATGCCTTtagtcattttttttattttgattgtgTTCCACAAatttaggtaaaaattttgattttgctactttaattatttttgaaGGTGAAGGTTGTTAGAGCTTGaattgttatattttttatttaatagagAATTAATGAGTTGGTTATAATTGATGGGTTGTGTTAGGTTACACAATGAAAGATATTTCTTATCTTTTCTGGTGAATAATCTTAAAGAAAATAGATGGAAAAATTTAAATTCCAGACTTAAATTGTtatcatttaattaataattaataattaaattattacatataaaattaaagatttaaaatatataaaaaaattatttagatcAGATTTTTATAGACGTAAAAATACATTAACAAAGTTTAATCTAATTTTGTTCAGTAATTAAAAGTATATTACCCACTTAACAAACTCAAGTTGAGTAAAAAAAACCTTTTAATATGAGTCCAATTAATTTTATACATTAAATTTTCATCAGTTTTAATCAACATAAATTGGACCTAAATAAGaatattatttcattaaaaaattttcaatatataaaaatgattacattaattttgtttataatgaaAAGTTTTACACGAAAAATGCTAACGTTTGAATTCTTGAGTTTTGAATTACGAGAAGACAATGGATTAGGATTCTCATTCAGTGGTTTAAGAGGATCGGAATCAAAATATAGGGTAACTTAATCTTGATTCTGATTCGATCTGATTTTAgtcaatttcatttttttaattttttaaaggaAATTTCTAATTTTGATTCGAAACCACAATAAAGAATTAGACTCAATGactgatttaaaaatttttttgtcaCTATATTACAAATAaatgataaaatttataaaaaaaaaatttaaaatataatactaaTATTTTATAATTCGATTCTGTGAAATCTAATAttcttaaaattataaaaaattatatcattattAATGCTTTTAAATATATATCCCTCCAAACACGTAATTAAaagttatatattaatttaacacATATATAATTATACtattttattttgataaagttcaatacaattttaaaaatatataaacttTTGAATACATaacacaatttttttattttaattaattttaaattttattgaaaaggtgatttaataattaaatttttgaaggtatatttataaaaaaaaattctagaaaaagaGGAGTCAACCGACCCTTTTCTCAACTAAATTTGCCACTGATTGGACCAGATAATTATGGTTCAATTCAAGACCAATTAAAGTTAGGCTAATTTCAATATAATTTTAACTCTTAGTTAGCCTACTCTAATTCCGAGCCCAAAACTGTGGCCAAGCGTAAATTGGACATTGAATTACTTGTCTAGTTGCCTAAAATTTTCTTTATTGCAGGTCAATTCTTACTAGTGCAAAGGCAAATGTTTCCAATAATTCAAAGGAATTCTTCTTGGTAAGTCACCTAATAAGTCACCTAATACATATTGCTAGCTCAAGAAACACATTCCATTATCACCTTCTTCATTAATTggaacaaaattttaattttcagggaACTACAAAACTCCTAGATTTGAAGCAGGTAGCATCTCCCAAAATGGACACAAAACTGCCAGGAACATCTGTCATCCGGTGGCCATTCTATTTATTCCTAGGCGGCTCTATGTTCTGCCTCTTTTCAAGCAGCATCTGCCATCTCTTTTCTTGCCATTCACGCAATCTAAACATTATCTTGCTACGCATAGACTACGTGGGTATCACCACAATGATAATCACCTCATTTTTCCCTCCAATCTTTTACATCTTCCAATGTGACTCACATTGGCAATATGTATATCTTGGTGGAATCACAGCAATGGGGATTTTTACCATTATAACATTGCTTTCTCCGACTCTGTCGACCGGAAAATGTCATGTTTTCCGAGCTCTTCTCTTCTGCTCAATGGGGCTTTTTGGCATCGTCCCCGCAGTACATGCTTCAATTGTGAATTGGAGTAATCCCAAGCGATACACAGTTCTAGCTTATGAATCTTCCATGGCTTTATTTTACTTGACTGGCACTGGTTTTTACATTAGCAGGATTCCAGAGAGGTTAAAGCCTGGATGGTTTGAtctagcatgccatagccatcaGATTTTCCATGTTTTTGTGGTATTGGGAGCATTGGCTCATTATGGTGCTACCCTTGTATTCTTGGAGTATCGTGACCGTGTGGGATGCTAAGTAAATCAAATATATATACACCCAGTATAAGTAacgtgttttcttttttttttttttttttttttgtcataatTGGCTGAGATCAAATCAAACACGAGATTTCATGGCCTGTAAATAACTTCAATATTATTGAGTTAAAACTCATTGATCTTTATGCGTGTGTTACTATAATTtagtttagagttttatttttttttttaatttttattcgggATTATTGCTATTAAAAAGGGAGGAATTGTTGGATGTGAGTACATCCATGAATTTAGATGTTGATGTCTTGTAATTGATTGTATTATCAAAATTTGAAACACATAGGGTttattttaaggaaaaaaaatgtATTAAGAATGTTGTCTAAAAAATAGAGCTCAAGAAAGGGGCTAATtggattatttttaattattggcttggctttttaatcaataaaaaatcacAACATTTAGCTCAAATGTGTGAAGTGGCAACTAAGCAAAAATGTCCTCTGTTTCGGGTCTCAAAACAGAGTACAATTTGAGTTTAAATGCGCAACTCAAGTGATGATTAATCAAGCTATTACATTCATAAAGTAGATGTATAAACCGCGAAAAATTATCAAGCAACCTAATAGCAAATTCAATAGCACATTAACATAAATTAACAATGGCTACCATTGGTCGAGACTTGTTTCCCAAGGTCAGACAAACAGAACAGGGATGATTAACAGTCATGTTATGGTTAAAGGAGGGAGATATCACTAGTGTAAGTTTTTGGCATCCACCAGTCAGTCACATTTGATTTCTTCGTGTTTTGCCTAGTTCTTGTCAGTGTTTGTTTCCTTCTACTGGTCATAATGAAGTCGACTAGGGTGGAGGGAGCGTCCAGTGGTGGTCTAAAGTGATGAGTGAGGTTGGAGAGAGAGTTTAACACTGTTTTGATGGAAGGAGGGAAGGGTAATTAATAGGAAGGTAAGGGAAGGTAAGGAGAGACAAGGTAAAAA comes from Hevea brasiliensis isolate MT/VB/25A 57/8 unplaced genomic scaffold, ASM3005281v1 Scaf110, whole genome shotgun sequence and encodes:
- the LOC131169238 gene encoding heptahelical transmembrane protein 1-like encodes the protein MDVGVFSKRKIPRKMDLHQTPCSVVVSPQKAYKNKQKKKKGGDLEDHGTQNEANKRYAFMSFWELPEYMKDNEFILRYYRVNWPLKEAFFSIFRWHNETLNIWTHLLGFLLFGGLTMANVLEVPQVADLLGLFTRSILTSAKANVSNNSKEFFLGTTKLLDLKQVASPKMDTKLPGTSVIRWPFYLFLGGSMFCLFSSSICHLFSCHSRNLNIILLRIDYVGITTMIITSFFPPIFYIFQCDSHWQYVYLGGITAMGIFTIITLLSPTLSTGKCHVFRALLFCSMGLFGIVPAVHASIVNWSNPKRYTVLAYESSMALFYLTGTGFYISRIPERLKPGWFDLACHSHQIFHVFVVLGALAHYGATLVFLEYRDRVGC